A single genomic interval of Meles meles chromosome 9, mMelMel3.1 paternal haplotype, whole genome shotgun sequence harbors:
- the LOC123950957 gene encoding gamma-crystallin D — protein sequence MGKITFYEDRGFQGRHYECSSDHSNLQPYFSRCNSVRVDSGCWMLYEQPNYAGCQYFLRRGDYPDYQQWMGLSDSVRSCRLIPHAGSHRIRLYEREDYRGQMMEFTEDCSSLQDRFHFNEIYSLNVLEGSWVLYELPNYQGRQYLLRPGDYRRYHDWGAPSARVGSLRRVMDYY from the exons atggggaag ATCACTTTCTACGAGGACCGGGGCTTCCAGGGCCGCCACTACGAATGCAGCAGTGACCACTCCAACCTGCAGCCCTACTTCAGCCGCTGCAACTCGGTGCGCGTGGACAGCGGCTGCTGGATGCTCTATGAGCAGCCCAACTACGCGGGCTGCCAGTACTTCCTGCGGCGCGGGGACTACCCCGACTACCAGCAGTGGATGGGCCTCAGCGACTCGGTCCGCTCCTGCCGCCTCATCCCACAC GCTGGCTCTCACAGGATCAGACTCTACGAGAGGGAAGATTACAGAGGCCAGATGATGGAGTTCACTGAGGACTGCTCCTCTCTTCAAGACCGCTTCCACTTCAATGAGATTTACTCCCTCAATGTGCTGGAGGGTTCCTGGGTCCTCTACGAGCTGCCCAACTACCAGGGACGGCAGTACCTGCTGAGACCGGGGGACTATAGGCGCTACCACGACTGGGGGGCCCCGAGTGCCCGAGTGGGCTCATTGAGGAGAGTCATGGATTACTACTGA